The following coding sequences lie in one Polynucleobacter sp. HIN7 genomic window:
- a CDS encoding DMT family transporter: protein MKSATPIEAFAAPLFVFIWSTGFIIARFGMPYMEPATFLFLRFTGVLLVMGLIILFWKPIWPNRSQTIHIAVAGVLLQFGYVMGVWSAVRLGMTAGLIALIVGLQPILTAWSASWVAERVNYRQWLGLVLGIGGVALVVADKTSFLDIPISAYGFAIAALFAITFGTLYQKKYCPDFDLRAGSMIQFSISALLCLIVALLFETREIIWNTPVIGALLWGILPTSIGAISLLFILIRKGAATKVTSLLYLTPPTTALMAWILFDEPLTLMMLAGLLLTMTAVILVNYQGKIPAKR from the coding sequence ATGAAGTCAGCCACTCCAATCGAGGCATTTGCCGCGCCATTATTTGTATTTATCTGGAGTACGGGCTTCATCATTGCGCGCTTTGGTATGCCATACATGGAGCCCGCCACATTTTTATTCTTACGCTTTACTGGCGTATTGCTCGTGATGGGTCTCATCATTTTGTTCTGGAAACCCATCTGGCCCAACCGCAGCCAGACCATCCATATTGCAGTCGCTGGAGTGCTATTGCAATTTGGCTATGTCATGGGGGTATGGAGTGCGGTGCGTTTGGGGATGACCGCTGGACTGATCGCATTGATTGTGGGATTGCAACCCATCTTAACGGCGTGGAGTGCGTCATGGGTTGCCGAGCGGGTTAACTATCGCCAATGGCTTGGTTTGGTTTTGGGCATTGGTGGTGTGGCTTTGGTGGTGGCTGATAAAACCAGCTTTTTGGATATTCCAATCAGTGCCTATGGTTTTGCGATTGCCGCCTTATTTGCCATTACCTTTGGTACGCTTTACCAGAAAAAATACTGCCCAGATTTTGATCTTCGGGCTGGATCGATGATTCAGTTTTCGATCTCAGCTCTCTTATGCTTGATTGTTGCCTTGCTCTTTGAGACCCGTGAGATTATCTGGAATACGCCAGTGATTGGGGCCTTGCTCTGGGGCATTTTGCCCACCTCGATTGGTGCAATTAGTTTATTGTTTATTTTGATTCGTAAGGGTGCTGCCACCAAGGTTACGAGTCTTTTATATCTAACACCACCCACCACAGCGTTGATGGCCTGGATACTATTTGACGAACCCCTGACTCTCATGATGCTAGCGGGGCTATTGCTAACGATGACCGCGGTGATCTTGGTCAACTACCAAGGAAAAATACCAGCCAAGCGCTAA
- a CDS encoding histone deacetylase family protein → MKAYYSDHFVLPLPAGHRFPMAKYKMLRDLVVDLPDAQLLEAPRASDTELLLAHDASYLQRVISGTLSEAEQKEIGFPWSEKMVERSRRSVGATIAACQSAIEEGVAVNLAGGTHHAYRNKGSGFCVFNDAAIAARMLMKYPIGPQRVGILDLDVHQGDGTAAILQHDPAICTVSIHGEKNYPFAKTNSDLDIALADGSGDTIYLEAVEQALEFLAKHDIEFLIYLAGADPFEGDRLGRLRLTKEGLALRDQRVMAFVGERGISIAIAMAGGYANPIEDTVQIHYQTIQIASAHQHKMRTSKSRPSS, encoded by the coding sequence TTGAAAGCCTACTACAGCGATCACTTTGTATTACCCTTGCCCGCGGGGCATCGGTTTCCGATGGCGAAGTACAAGATGCTGCGAGATTTGGTTGTTGATCTTCCAGACGCTCAATTACTTGAGGCACCCAGGGCAAGTGATACAGAACTGCTCTTAGCCCATGACGCTTCCTACCTGCAACGGGTGATTAGTGGAACCCTGAGCGAGGCAGAGCAGAAAGAAATCGGATTTCCTTGGTCAGAGAAAATGGTGGAGCGTTCCCGCCGCTCGGTGGGTGCCACGATTGCCGCTTGTCAATCTGCTATCGAGGAGGGTGTCGCAGTCAATCTAGCGGGTGGTACCCATCACGCCTACCGTAACAAGGGCTCGGGCTTTTGCGTTTTCAACGATGCCGCGATTGCGGCGCGGATGCTGATGAAGTACCCAATCGGTCCTCAAAGAGTCGGCATTCTGGATCTCGATGTTCATCAAGGCGATGGCACGGCAGCGATTTTGCAACATGATCCTGCGATTTGCACGGTCTCGATCCATGGTGAGAAAAACTATCCATTCGCAAAAACGAACAGTGATCTGGATATTGCCTTAGCCGACGGTAGTGGCGACACCATCTATCTAGAGGCTGTCGAACAGGCCCTCGAGTTTCTTGCAAAACATGACATTGAATTTCTGATTTACTTGGCCGGTGCCGATCCTTTTGAGGGTGATCGCTTGGGACGCCTAAGACTCACAAAAGAGGGACTAGCGCTACGTGATCAGCGCGTCATGGCATTTGTGGGAGAGCGGGGTATCTCCATCGCCATTGCGATGGCAGGAGGGTACGCTAATCCAATTGAGGATACCGTGCAGATTCATTATCAAACGATCCAAATTGCAAGTGCGCATCAGCATAAAATGAGAACCTCCAAATCTCGACCCTCTTCATGA
- a CDS encoding phasin family protein, which yields MNLTPEQIAAAQKANLETLAGLTNQALKSVEKLVELNMQIAKNSLSESMSNAKKALEVRDVQQLITQQAEMIQPMAERMMNYGRDLYEIAQDSSHAFTKTAEAEFAANQKKLQSMVDEWTKNAPAGSDAAVQMMKQAIAAANNSYETSQKAIKHAMEVAQANMQNAADTVTKAASKAAKASKKSSE from the coding sequence ATGAACCTAACCCCAGAACAAATTGCGGCCGCCCAAAAGGCTAATCTGGAGACCCTTGCCGGTCTTACCAATCAAGCCCTCAAAAGCGTTGAGAAACTCGTTGAACTCAATATGCAAATCGCCAAGAATAGTTTGAGCGAGAGCATGAGCAATGCCAAGAAAGCACTAGAAGTACGCGATGTTCAACAACTCATTACCCAGCAAGCTGAAATGATTCAGCCAATGGCTGAGCGCATGATGAACTACGGTCGTGATCTCTATGAGATTGCACAAGATAGCTCCCATGCGTTTACCAAAACGGCAGAGGCAGAGTTCGCTGCTAACCAGAAAAAATTGCAATCCATGGTTGATGAGTGGACCAAAAATGCTCCCGCCGGGTCAGATGCTGCCGTGCAAATGATGAAGCAAGCAATCGCGGCAGCAAACAACAGCTATGAGACCAGCCAAAAGGCTATCAAGCACGCGATGGAAGTGGCGCAAGCCAATATGCAAAATGCAGCAGATACTGTGACCAAAGCGGCTAGTAAAGCAGCAAAAGCCTCGAAGAAGTCTTCTGAGTAA
- the lpdA gene encoding dihydrolipoyl dehydrogenase, giving the protein MSQHAIVVPDIGDYSDVPVIEVLVKVGDAIEKEQPLIVLESDKATMEVPADQAGVVTSLAVKVGDKVSKGSVIGQLEVSGTASSVTPATTKSSAPPVPPAPPAAIPVPAGAYQGKVQHECEVLVLGAGPGGYSAAFRSADLGANVILVERYPTLGGVCLNVGCIPSKALLHTAAVMDEVKHMAKHGIEFAPPKINLDQLRQHKEGVIAKLTGGLAGMAKMRKANVVRGLGRFLDAHHVEVDLCTGSGQDLSGQKEVIRFQKAIIAAGSQPIALPFMPKDPRVVDSTGALLLKSIPKRMLVIGGGIIGLEMATVYSALGSRIDIVEMMDGLMAGADRDLERVWEKMNSHRFDHIMLKTRAVRAEAKPDGIEVYFEGEKSPGSPQRYDLVLVAVGRTPNGKKIDAGAAGVQVDERGFIPVDAQMRTNVANIFAIGDIVGQPMLAHKAVHEGHVAAEAAAGQKSYFDAKQIPSVAYTDPEVAWAGLTEEQCKAQGIAYEKGLFPWAASGRAIANGRDEGFTKLLFDANTHRIIGGGIVGTNAGDLIGEVCLAIEMGADSVDIGKTIHPHPTLGESVGLAAEAHHGSCTDLPPAKKK; this is encoded by the coding sequence ATGAGTCAACATGCGATCGTAGTGCCTGATATTGGCGATTACTCTGATGTACCGGTCATTGAGGTTTTGGTGAAAGTTGGTGATGCAATTGAGAAAGAGCAGCCACTGATTGTTCTGGAGTCCGACAAGGCCACGATGGAGGTCCCCGCGGATCAAGCGGGTGTCGTCACTAGTCTTGCGGTGAAAGTGGGTGACAAGGTAAGTAAAGGTTCGGTGATTGGGCAGCTTGAAGTATCGGGTACAGCATCATCAGTTACTCCAGCGACTACAAAATCATCTGCACCACCAGTACCACCAGCACCGCCTGCAGCCATTCCAGTTCCCGCTGGCGCGTATCAGGGTAAGGTACAGCATGAATGCGAAGTACTTGTCTTAGGTGCCGGCCCCGGTGGCTATAGTGCCGCATTTCGGAGTGCAGATCTTGGTGCGAATGTCATTTTGGTCGAGCGCTACCCAACCCTCGGTGGCGTTTGCCTCAATGTGGGCTGCATTCCATCCAAAGCACTCTTGCACACCGCAGCGGTGATGGATGAGGTGAAGCACATGGCTAAGCATGGCATTGAATTTGCTCCTCCCAAAATTAATCTCGATCAATTGCGCCAACACAAAGAGGGCGTGATTGCTAAATTAACTGGTGGTCTAGCGGGTATGGCTAAGATGCGCAAGGCCAATGTCGTCAGAGGTCTGGGACGTTTTCTGGATGCTCATCACGTTGAAGTGGATCTATGCACAGGTAGTGGACAAGATCTATCGGGTCAGAAAGAGGTGATCCGTTTTCAGAAAGCCATTATTGCCGCTGGTAGTCAACCCATTGCCTTGCCCTTTATGCCTAAAGACCCCCGGGTGGTGGATAGTACGGGCGCATTGCTATTAAAGAGTATTCCAAAGCGGATGCTGGTCATTGGTGGTGGCATTATTGGTTTAGAGATGGCCACCGTCTATAGCGCACTCGGCTCTCGCATCGATATTGTGGAGATGATGGATGGTTTGATGGCTGGGGCTGATCGTGACCTCGAGCGCGTTTGGGAAAAAATGAACTCGCATCGCTTTGATCACATCATGCTCAAAACTCGGGCGGTTCGTGCAGAAGCCAAGCCGGATGGCATTGAGGTTTATTTTGAGGGTGAGAAGTCACCAGGCAGTCCACAACGCTACGACCTCGTGTTGGTAGCAGTAGGGCGTACCCCCAATGGTAAGAAGATTGATGCAGGTGCTGCCGGTGTGCAGGTTGACGAGCGCGGATTTATTCCCGTAGATGCACAAATGCGAACCAATGTAGCCAATATCTTTGCGATTGGCGACATCGTTGGGCAACCCATGTTGGCGCACAAGGCCGTTCATGAAGGCCATGTAGCAGCTGAAGCAGCAGCTGGTCAGAAATCCTACTTTGATGCGAAGCAAATTCCGTCGGTAGCCTATACCGATCCCGAGGTTGCTTGGGCAGGGCTGACTGAAGAGCAATGCAAGGCACAAGGCATTGCCTATGAGAAAGGTTTATTCCCATGGGCAGCTAGTGGACGAGCAATTGCCAATGGTCGCGACGAAGGCTTTACTAAATTGCTCTTCGATGCCAACACCCATCGCATTATTGGTGGAGGCATTGTGGGAACCAATGCGGGTGACCTCATTGGTGAGGTGTGCTTAGCCATTGAGATGGGAGCCGATTCGGTTGATATTGGTAAGACTATTCATCCGCATCCAACCCTAGGGGAGTCCGTGGGATTGGCAGCAGAAGCACATCATGGATCGTGTACCGATTTGCCACCCGCCAAGAAGAAATAG
- the aceF gene encoding dihydrolipoyllysine-residue acetyltransferase: MSQLLEIKVPDIGDYQDVPVIEVHVKPGDRVEKEQSLITLESDKATMDVPSSHAGVVKEVKVKVGDNISEGGVVLLLEPSDASASAPAAPAAPPAQVAPVVSASTPTPPPAPIPAATPVRAEPVSSIDGASHASPSVRKFARELGVTIAQVKGTGPKGRISQEDVQAFVKSVMTGASAPASQNPGGSLGGLNLLPWPKVDFSKFGETERQPLSRIKKLSAANLARNWVMIPAVTYHEDADITDLEAFRVQTNKENEKQGSKITMLAFLIKASVAALKKYPEFNASLDGDDLVLKKYFHIAFAADTPNGLVVPVIRNADQKGIFEIARETAELAALAREGKLKPEQMQGASFTISSLGGIGGTYFAPIINAPEVAILGVSKAAMKPVWDGKAFVPRLICPLSLTADHRVIDGALATRFNVYISQLLADFRRAVL; encoded by the coding sequence ATGAGTCAATTACTTGAAATCAAAGTTCCTGATATTGGGGACTATCAGGATGTGCCGGTCATCGAGGTGCATGTCAAACCAGGTGATCGCGTTGAGAAAGAACAATCCCTCATCACGCTCGAGTCTGATAAAGCGACCATGGATGTGCCATCCTCCCACGCAGGAGTGGTGAAAGAGGTGAAGGTCAAAGTGGGAGATAACATCTCAGAAGGCGGCGTCGTTCTCTTGCTGGAACCAAGCGATGCGAGTGCGTCTGCGCCCGCTGCCCCTGCAGCTCCGCCAGCCCAAGTTGCGCCGGTTGTCTCAGCATCCACACCAACACCCCCACCAGCACCAATACCTGCCGCAACTCCTGTGCGAGCTGAGCCAGTAAGCTCAATTGATGGCGCAAGCCATGCCAGCCCATCGGTTCGTAAGTTTGCCCGTGAGTTGGGCGTAACGATTGCGCAGGTCAAAGGCACAGGCCCCAAAGGGCGGATTTCACAAGAGGATGTGCAAGCGTTTGTTAAATCCGTGATGACCGGTGCGAGTGCGCCAGCAAGTCAAAACCCAGGCGGCAGTTTAGGAGGCCTCAATCTCTTGCCATGGCCTAAGGTTGACTTCAGTAAATTTGGTGAGACCGAGCGTCAACCGCTCTCCCGAATCAAGAAACTCTCAGCTGCTAATTTGGCACGTAACTGGGTGATGATTCCGGCGGTTACTTATCATGAGGATGCGGATATTACCGACCTTGAGGCATTTAGAGTTCAGACCAATAAAGAGAATGAGAAGCAGGGCAGCAAAATTACGATGCTTGCATTCTTGATTAAGGCTTCGGTTGCCGCATTGAAGAAGTACCCTGAGTTCAATGCCTCACTCGATGGTGATGATCTCGTTCTCAAAAAGTATTTCCATATTGCCTTCGCAGCCGATACCCCCAATGGTCTGGTTGTGCCAGTGATTCGCAATGCGGATCAAAAAGGGATCTTCGAGATTGCCAGAGAGACCGCAGAACTCGCAGCGCTTGCACGTGAGGGCAAGTTAAAGCCCGAGCAAATGCAAGGAGCCAGTTTCACGATTTCATCCTTGGGTGGCATTGGTGGTACATACTTTGCGCCCATCATTAATGCTCCTGAGGTAGCGATTCTGGGCGTTAGTAAAGCTGCCATGAAACCCGTTTGGGATGGCAAAGCCTTTGTGCCGCGATTAATCTGCCCACTATCACTCACAGCGGATCACCGAGTAATTGATGGGGCGTTAGCGACGCGCTTTAATGTTTACATTTCGCAGTTACTCGCCGACTTCCGTCGCGCTGTTTTGTAG
- the aceE gene encoding pyruvate dehydrogenase (acetyl-transferring), homodimeric type, which translates to MAAVPEQVAGQMNPMDVDPVETKEWLEALDGVIKHEGTDRAAYLIDQQIAHARVNGVDQPFHAETPYINTIPVEIQARIPGDQNIEHRIRSFTRWNAMAMVLRANKNTNVGGHISSFQSAATLYDVGYNHFWHAPSEQHGGDLIFVQGHSAPGVYARAYMLGRLSDEQLNNFRQEVDGKGISSYPHPWLMPDFWQFPTVSMGLGPIMAIYQARFMRYLEDRGFAKTEGRKVWAFLGDGETDEPESLGAIGMAGREKLDNLIFVVNCNLQRLDGPVRGNGKIIQELESEFRGAGWNVIKVVWGGHWDALFARDKNGILMQRLGEIVDGEYQTMKAKNGAYVREKVFNTPELKALVADWSDEDIWNLNRGGHDPHKVYAAFHSAVNHRGQPTVILAKTIKGYGMGGSGEGMNIAHQAKKMSHDDVVRFRDRFEIPVSDEQLADMPFVKFPEGSPELEYMRSRRMELGGYLPQRRTKAESLPVPALDAFAPLLEATTEGREISTTMAFVRLLNTVVRDKTIGRRVVPIVPDESRTFGMEGMFRQLGIWNQLGQLYTPEDHDQLMFYKEDKAGQILQEGINEAGGMCDWIAAATSYSTHGVPMLPFYIFYSMFGFQRIGDLAWAAGDMRSRGFLLGGTAGRTTLNGEGLQHEDGHSQIWAAAVPNCVSYDPTFAFELAVVIQDGMRRMLTEQEDIYYYITLMNENYAHPAMPQGAEQDIIKGMYKLQSMGDAKNPLRVQLLGSGTIFREVIAAAELLNQDWGIASDLWGCPSMNELGRDWNQTNRSNLLNPTATPKLSHVERLLKDHQGPVIAATDYMRMFAEQIRPAIQNLGRRYEVLGTDGFGRSDTREQLRHFFEVDRRWVAVAALKSLADDGKIDRSKVAQAITKYQIDPNKPNPMKM; encoded by the coding sequence ATGGCAGCTGTACCCGAGCAAGTGGCAGGTCAAATGAATCCAATGGATGTTGATCCAGTTGAAACCAAAGAGTGGTTAGAAGCACTCGATGGCGTGATCAAGCATGAGGGCACCGATCGTGCTGCGTATCTGATTGATCAGCAAATCGCGCATGCGCGTGTGAATGGTGTTGATCAACCCTTTCATGCAGAAACACCGTATATCAATACGATTCCAGTAGAGATCCAAGCGCGGATTCCAGGGGATCAAAATATTGAACATCGGATTCGATCCTTTACTCGGTGGAATGCCATGGCGATGGTATTGCGCGCCAACAAGAACACAAACGTTGGCGGGCATATTTCTTCCTTCCAATCGGCTGCTACCTTATATGACGTTGGATACAACCACTTCTGGCATGCGCCGTCCGAACAACATGGCGGCGATTTAATCTTCGTCCAAGGACACTCGGCGCCCGGTGTATACGCTCGTGCCTATATGTTGGGACGCCTAAGCGATGAGCAGCTTAATAATTTCCGCCAAGAGGTGGATGGCAAAGGCATTTCAAGCTACCCCCATCCTTGGCTAATGCCTGATTTCTGGCAGTTCCCCACGGTATCGATGGGCCTTGGTCCCATCATGGCTATTTATCAAGCACGCTTTATGCGTTACCTCGAGGATCGCGGTTTTGCGAAGACCGAAGGTCGCAAAGTGTGGGCCTTCTTGGGCGATGGTGAAACCGATGAACCCGAGTCGCTCGGTGCTATTGGTATGGCGGGCCGCGAGAAACTCGACAACCTCATTTTTGTGGTGAACTGCAACCTACAGCGCCTTGATGGGCCGGTTCGTGGTAATGGCAAGATTATTCAGGAGCTAGAGAGCGAGTTCCGAGGCGCTGGTTGGAATGTCATTAAAGTGGTTTGGGGTGGTCATTGGGACGCACTCTTTGCCCGCGATAAGAATGGCATCTTGATGCAGCGCTTGGGTGAGATTGTAGATGGTGAGTACCAGACCATGAAAGCCAAAAATGGTGCCTATGTCCGTGAGAAGGTATTTAATACTCCGGAACTAAAAGCCTTAGTGGCCGACTGGAGTGATGAGGATATTTGGAACCTCAATCGCGGTGGCCATGATCCCCATAAAGTCTACGCCGCGTTTCATTCGGCTGTGAACCATCGTGGTCAACCAACAGTGATTTTGGCAAAAACCATTAAAGGTTATGGCATGGGTGGCTCGGGTGAGGGCATGAATATTGCTCACCAAGCGAAGAAGATGAGTCATGACGATGTGGTGCGCTTTAGGGATCGCTTTGAGATTCCGGTAAGCGATGAACAATTGGCTGATATGCCCTTTGTGAAGTTCCCAGAGGGCAGCCCCGAACTGGAATATATGCGCTCACGTCGCATGGAGTTAGGTGGTTATCTGCCACAGCGCCGCACAAAAGCTGAGAGCTTACCAGTGCCTGCTTTGGATGCCTTCGCGCCTCTTTTAGAAGCAACGACTGAAGGCCGTGAGATCTCAACCACCATGGCCTTTGTGCGTTTACTCAATACGGTGGTGCGCGACAAGACCATTGGTCGCCGAGTTGTACCGATCGTGCCTGACGAGTCACGTACCTTTGGTATGGAAGGTATGTTCCGCCAACTTGGTATCTGGAATCAGTTAGGACAGCTTTACACCCCAGAAGATCACGATCAGTTGATGTTCTACAAAGAAGATAAGGCCGGACAAATTCTGCAAGAGGGTATTAACGAGGCCGGTGGCATGTGTGACTGGATTGCAGCCGCGACATCATATTCCACCCACGGCGTGCCGATGTTACCGTTCTACATCTTCTATTCGATGTTCGGCTTCCAACGCATTGGTGATTTAGCATGGGCTGCTGGGGATATGCGCAGTCGCGGTTTCCTTCTTGGTGGTACTGCCGGTCGCACGACTCTGAACGGTGAAGGCTTGCAACACGAGGATGGCCATAGTCAGATCTGGGCGGCAGCCGTGCCGAACTGCGTGAGCTATGACCCCACCTTTGCGTTTGAGTTAGCGGTTGTGATTCAGGATGGTATGCGTCGCATGCTGACCGAGCAAGAGGATATCTATTACTACATCACCTTAATGAATGAGAACTATGCTCACCCAGCGATGCCTCAGGGTGCTGAGCAAGACATTATTAAGGGAATGTACAAGTTGCAGTCGATGGGTGACGCAAAAAATCCATTACGCGTTCAATTACTCGGTAGTGGCACGATCTTCCGCGAAGTGATTGCTGCTGCAGAACTATTAAACCAGGATTGGGGAATTGCTTCGGATCTATGGGGTTGCCCCAGTATGAACGAACTTGGGCGGGATTGGAATCAAACCAACCGCAGCAATCTACTTAACCCAACTGCCACACCGAAGTTATCGCATGTCGAGCGCTTACTGAAAGATCATCAGGGTCCAGTCATTGCTGCCACCGACTACATGCGTATGTTTGCAGAGCAAATACGCCCAGCGATTCAGAACCTGGGTCGTCGTTATGAGGTGTTGGGAACCGATGGCTTTGGTCGCTCCGATACACGCGAGCAACTGCGTCACTTCTTTGAGGTGGATCGTCGCTGGGTTGCGGTTGCTGCACTGAAGTCCTTGGCCGATGATGGGAAGATTGATCGCAGTAAGGTTGCACAAGCGATTACGAAGTACCAAATTGATCCCAATAAACCCAACCCCATGAAGATGTAA
- a CDS encoding PAS domain-containing sensor histidine kinase, whose product MATGNSLQVKLYEAFKRMPSIRRFIGSRLVYTPLMAIVIFLVVMAIILGTLQVQERQQQEGSLFRELSLVKQRIQLRFINNSEALQSFSRDLAQTQNDRAGRDKVLAQIESFVLGNPEILQLIWLNDNEWRQWMVPPPARNHEWFDIVPQATDIDRELKKALFLSRETNRPAYSQVISITVPKDDPIMSERQSVFWEVISIFKDGEATGALAVMYSSQGILQYIIPPELKSQHRYSLIGKDNRVLAISSDRDTPTRSLSNETSLDFGALGPNIMLRVDTYPPPTDLTFRMLLGVVIGLSAFVVWSLWSVLKQMQVRQLTEANLRTESSFRRVLEDSMPVGIRAHDMEKRITYVNRSFSEMTGWAQEELLGLKPPFPFWPAELHEELMQKMAGALEGNAKNGIEGTIQRKNGTRIATRTFIAPLINDKGQQTGWVTSVIDISEPKKIREELSATQERFVTVLEGLDAAVSVVSIETGELLFANRYYRERFGDTAKGHIDLTGHEMDPSSIFHFEGDNVDALAGLPASALKQSNEIESEEIQLRGDTTHWYEVRRRYISWVDGHLAQLLIATDITLRKNTEELARQQEERMQFTSRLTTMGEMASSLAHELNQPLSAISNYCMGIAKRLSSTQNPLSTELVPALEKASDQAHRAGTIISRIRSFVKRSEPQSKLCNIGDIIADSVGLVEIEANRHRLKIISEIAPDIPQVQLDPVLIQQVLVNLLKNSLDSLREVYPLSSRWSAPPVKISADLETSTFPSMLRIRVTDAGAGIAESVLNRMFEPFFSTKSDGMGMGLNICRSIIESHHGRLWAKNHMDTEHTRLVGCTFTILLPLESSQITKTSIGNSNEHEQSTENNPG is encoded by the coding sequence TTGGCTACTGGGAACTCCTTGCAGGTAAAGCTCTACGAAGCGTTTAAACGAATGCCTTCGATCCGGCGCTTTATTGGTTCGCGCTTGGTTTACACGCCACTAATGGCGATTGTGATCTTTTTGGTGGTGATGGCCATCATTCTTGGAACACTGCAAGTTCAAGAGCGACAACAACAAGAGGGCTCCCTCTTTCGTGAACTAAGTTTGGTGAAGCAGCGGATTCAGCTGCGCTTTATCAATAACAGCGAAGCCTTGCAATCCTTTAGTCGTGATCTCGCCCAAACCCAAAATGATCGCGCCGGACGTGACAAGGTCTTAGCTCAAATCGAGTCCTTTGTCTTAGGCAACCCCGAGATATTGCAGCTCATCTGGTTAAACGATAACGAGTGGCGGCAATGGATGGTCCCTCCCCCTGCTCGTAATCATGAATGGTTTGATATCGTGCCCCAAGCAACCGATATTGATCGAGAACTAAAGAAAGCTCTGTTCTTAAGTCGTGAGACTAATCGACCCGCCTATAGTCAGGTAATTAGTATTACCGTCCCGAAAGACGATCCAATCATGAGTGAGCGTCAATCGGTTTTTTGGGAGGTTATTTCAATCTTCAAAGATGGGGAAGCGACAGGTGCATTAGCTGTGATGTACTCGAGCCAAGGGATCTTGCAATACATTATTCCACCCGAGCTAAAGAGCCAGCACCGCTACTCCTTAATTGGTAAAGATAATCGAGTGCTCGCCATCTCATCCGATCGCGATACACCCACGCGCTCACTCAGTAATGAAACGAGTCTGGACTTTGGTGCGCTGGGCCCCAACATTATGTTACGCGTGGATACCTATCCACCTCCAACTGACCTCACCTTTCGGATGCTGCTGGGTGTTGTGATTGGCTTATCCGCTTTTGTGGTCTGGAGTTTGTGGTCGGTTCTAAAACAGATGCAAGTGCGTCAACTCACTGAAGCAAACTTACGAACTGAGAGTAGCTTCCGTAGGGTGCTAGAAGACTCCATGCCGGTCGGAATTCGGGCGCATGATATGGAAAAACGCATTACCTATGTCAATCGATCATTTTCTGAAATGACCGGCTGGGCCCAAGAGGAGTTGCTTGGATTAAAACCGCCCTTTCCATTCTGGCCAGCCGAGCTTCACGAAGAATTAATGCAAAAGATGGCTGGGGCGCTTGAGGGTAATGCGAAGAATGGGATCGAGGGCACGATTCAGCGTAAGAATGGAACCCGGATTGCAACACGTACCTTTATCGCCCCATTAATCAATGATAAGGGCCAGCAAACCGGTTGGGTGACATCGGTGATTGATATCTCAGAACCCAAAAAGATCCGAGAAGAATTATCGGCTACTCAAGAACGCTTTGTCACAGTGCTTGAGGGCTTAGATGCGGCCGTATCGGTGGTCTCGATTGAAACTGGCGAACTGCTATTTGCTAATCGCTATTACCGTGAGCGCTTTGGTGATACCGCCAAGGGGCATATTGATCTAACCGGCCATGAGATGGATCCATCTTCCATCTTCCATTTTGAAGGTGATAACGTCGATGCCTTAGCAGGCTTGCCTGCCTCTGCCTTAAAACAATCCAATGAAATTGAATCTGAGGAGATTCAGTTACGAGGCGATACGACGCATTGGTACGAGGTACGGCGCCGTTATATTTCCTGGGTGGATGGTCACCTGGCACAGTTACTGATTGCTACGGATATCACGCTGCGCAAGAATACCGAGGAGCTCGCCAGACAACAGGAAGAGCGGATGCAATTTACTAGCCGTCTTACCACCATGGGTGAGATGGCATCCTCACTCGCACACGAGCTCAACCAACCTCTCTCTGCGATCTCGAACTATTGCATGGGAATTGCTAAGCGGCTATCGAGCACCCAAAATCCGCTTTCCACTGAATTAGTTCCTGCACTCGAAAAAGCCAGCGACCAAGCACATCGGGCAGGCACCATCATTTCGCGCATTCGTAGCTTTGTAAAACGGAGTGAGCCACAAAGTAAGTTATGCAATATTGGCGACATCATCGCTGACTCTGTTGGTCTGGTGGAGATTGAAGCAAATCGCCATCGCCTCAAGATTATTTCCGAGATAGCCCCTGATATTCCTCAGGTTCAGCTTGACCCTGTTCTGATTCAGCAGGTCTTGGTCAACCTCCTGAAAAACTCCTTAGATAGCCTGCGCGAGGTTTACCCCCTCTCCTCACGTTGGTCGGCCCCACCGGTGAAGATTAGCGCTGACCTCGAAACCAGCACCTTCCCTAGCATGCTGCGGATTCGGGTGACCGATGCTGGGGCCGGCATCGCCGAGTCGGTTCTCAACCGAATGTTTGAACCCTTTTTTAGCACCAAATCCGATGGAATGGGCATGGGCCTAAATATCTGCCGCTCCATCATCGAGTCCCACCATGGTAGGCTGTGGGCCAAAAATCACATGGATACCGAGCACACACGCTTAGTCGGCTGCACCTTTACAATTCTGTTACCGTTGGAATCCAGTCAAATAACAAAGACGTCAATAGGAAATAGCAATGAACATGAGCAATCCACCGAAAACAACCCAGGCTGA